The proteins below come from a single Candidatus Glassbacteria bacterium genomic window:
- a CDS encoding 50S ribosomal protein L3: MLGLIGKKVGMTRIFDDDGMMVPVTVIQAGPCRVTQIKTAEKDGYNAVQVGFGERKPKNITKPEQGHLAKAAADYYPESLGEFRIEDAASCELGQELNVGMFEAGEGVDVSGVTKGRGFQGVIKRYGFSGGDATHGNTAHRVPGSIGASADPARVWKNKKMPGQYGNANQKVRNLVVAKVDTEGNRLFVRGAVPGPASGLVTVFKKK; this comes from the coding sequence ATGCTTGGACTGATCGGTAAAAAGGTCGGAATGACCAGGATTTTCGATGACGACGGTATGATGGTCCCGGTGACTGTGATCCAGGCCGGTCCGTGCCGTGTCACCCAGATCAAGACCGCTGAGAAGGACGGCTACAACGCGGTGCAGGTGGGATTCGGCGAGCGCAAGCCCAAGAATATCACCAAACCGGAGCAGGGCCATCTGGCGAAAGCCGCCGCGGACTACTATCCCGAATCCCTGGGCGAGTTCCGGATCGAGGACGCGGCCTCTTGCGAGCTCGGCCAGGAATTGAATGTCGGGATGTTCGAGGCCGGCGAGGGCGTGGATGTCAGCGGCGTGACCAAGGGACGCGGTTTCCAGGGCGTTATCAAGCGCTACGGCTTCAGCGGCGGCGATGCCACTCACGGCAACACCGCCCATCGCGTACCCGGCTCGATCGGAGCATCTGCTGATCCCGCGCGGGTCTGGAAGAACAAGAAGATGCCCGGCCAGTACGGCAACGCGAACCAGAAAGTCCGTAACCTGGTAGTGGCCAAGGTCGACACCGAGGGCAACCGCCTGTTTGTCAGGGGTGCGGTGCCGGGTCCGGCCAGCGGCCTGGTGACTGTTTTCAAGAAGAAATAA
- the rpsC gene encoding 30S ribosomal protein S3: MGQKTHPIGFRLGVVKQWRSVWYTDKNFGPMLKEDELIRKYIHSRMSHAAISLVVIERTPQKMTVIIHTARPGVVIGRKGQEVDKLRDELAHLSKDEIFIKIEEIKTPELDGQLVADGIAFQLEQRVSFRRAMKKAVTSAMRMGAQGVKIIAGGRLGGAEIARSEGYHEGRVPLHTIRADIDYATSTANTTFGTIGVKVWICKGEVIRSKQKRAGKIE, translated from the coding sequence GTGGGTCAGAAGACACACCCGATCGGTTTCAGGCTTGGCGTGGTCAAGCAGTGGCGCTCAGTATGGTACACCGACAAGAATTTCGGCCCCATGCTCAAGGAAGACGAGCTGATCCGTAAGTACATCCACAGCAGGATGAGCCACGCGGCGATCAGCCTGGTGGTGATCGAACGGACGCCGCAGAAAATGACCGTGATCATCCACACCGCCAGGCCCGGGGTGGTCATCGGCCGCAAGGGGCAGGAAGTGGACAAGCTGCGTGACGAGCTGGCTCATCTGTCCAAGGACGAAATCTTCATCAAAATCGAGGAGATCAAGACTCCTGAACTGGACGGCCAGCTTGTTGCCGACGGGATCGCGTTCCAGCTCGAACAGCGGGTGAGTTTCCGCCGGGCCATGAAGAAAGCGGTCACCAGCGCGATGCGCATGGGCGCCCAGGGTGTGAAGATTATCGCCGGCGGTCGCTTGGGCGGTGCGGAAATCGCCCGCAGCGAGGGCTACCACGAAGGTCGCGTTCCGCTGCACACGATCCGCGCCGATATCGACTACGCCACCTCGACGGCTAATACAACTTTCGGCACTATCGGTGTCAAAGTGTGGATCTGCAAGGGCGAGGTAATCCGTTCCAAGCAGAAACGGGCCGGCAAGATCGAGTAG
- the rpsQ gene encoding 30S ribosomal protein S17: MERNDRKTRIGVVVSDKMDKTIVVKVERQFKHPFYGKAVRRIKNFKAHDENNEYKVGSMVKIIETRPLSKQKRWRVVELLSVGEEQRT; this comes from the coding sequence ATGGAACGCAATGACCGTAAAACCCGTATCGGGGTAGTGGTGAGCGACAAAATGGACAAAACCATCGTGGTCAAGGTCGAGCGCCAGTTCAAGCACCCGTTCTACGGCAAAGCGGTGCGCCGCATCAAGAATTTCAAGGCGCACGACGAAAATAACGAGTACAAGGTCGGCAGCATGGTGAAAATCATCGAAACCAGGCCGCTGAGCAAGCAGAAACGCTGGCGCGTGGTGGAGCTCCTTTCCGTCGGCGAGGAGCAGCGGACCTGA
- a CDS encoding 50S ribosomal protein L24 translates to MRIVKGDKVVVVSGNYKGQTGEVLMVLPKAGRVIVKGLNMVKRHTKPTQKTPQGGIVEKEAPMNLCKVMLWDDKAGKGTRVSSRKLDDERGSKVRISVVSGEVIETKAAK, encoded by the coding sequence ATGCGAATAGTCAAAGGCGATAAAGTTGTGGTGGTCAGCGGCAACTATAAGGGCCAGACCGGCGAAGTGCTCATGGTCCTGCCCAAGGCCGGCCGCGTGATTGTCAAGGGTCTGAATATGGTCAAGCGCCACACCAAGCCGACCCAGAAAACCCCCCAGGGCGGGATCGTGGAAAAGGAAGCGCCCATGAACCTGTGTAAAGTAATGCTCTGGGACGACAAGGCAGGCAAGGGTACGCGGGTGAGCAGCCGGAAGCTGGACGACGAGAGGGGATCGAAAGTCCGGATCAGCGTTGTCAGTGGCGAGGTGATCGAAACCAAGGCCGCCAAGTAG
- the fusA gene encoding elongation factor G codes for MSRRIPLDRIRNIGILAHIDAGKTTITERILFYTGRLHRMGEVHEGAATMDWMEQEKERGITITSAATTCFWDDHRINIIDTPGHVDFTVEVERSLRVLDGAVVVFCAVGGVEPQSEAVWRQADRYQVPRIAFVNKMDRAGADFFHAVEMMKERLGARPLILQIPFGTEELFTGLVDLVRMKGIVWQDSSLGAVYEEVEIPKDLLETSKKYRYDLLEALSDFDDDLMHKYLEDERVDAEDEELLKRAIRKATCAVDVIPVLCGSAFKNKGVQKLLDSITDYLPSPIDVPPVVGHLPQQEEELVERKPADDEPFAGLAFKIMTDPYVGRLTFVRAYSGVLKAGTHISNSTQGRKERISRILQMHANKREERNHLYCGDIAAVVGLKQARTGDTLCEQGHPIILERMVFPEPVISVAIEPKTKADQDKLDAALEKLSEEDPTFQVRIDEDTGQTLISGMGELHLEILVDRMLREFKVEANVGEPQVAYREALARPVKIVVKFVRQTGGRGQFAHVKMEFEPLERGKGFHFENKVVGGSVPREYIASVEQGVREALVSGGDAGYPLVDIQARLIDGSHHEVDSSEMTFKIAGSMAVKDAVRKAGVRLLEPVFDVEITVPSEYLGDVMGDLASRAAKVRGMSQKKEAQVVNATVPLRNMFGYATSLRSLTQGRAVFSMQFSNYEEVSREKAEAILVG; via the coding sequence ATGTCCAGAAGAATACCGCTTGACAGGATCAGGAATATCGGCATCTTGGCGCATATCGATGCCGGTAAGACTACCATAACCGAGCGCATCCTGTTCTATACCGGCAGGCTGCACCGCATGGGCGAGGTCCATGAGGGTGCGGCCACCATGGACTGGATGGAGCAGGAGAAAGAGCGCGGGATTACTATCACCAGCGCAGCCACTACCTGCTTCTGGGACGATCACCGGATCAATATTATCGATACCCCCGGCCATGTCGATTTCACGGTCGAGGTGGAGCGCAGCCTGCGGGTGCTCGATGGCGCGGTGGTGGTGTTCTGCGCTGTCGGCGGCGTGGAGCCGCAAAGCGAGGCGGTCTGGCGTCAGGCCGACCGTTACCAGGTGCCCCGGATCGCGTTTGTCAATAAAATGGACCGCGCGGGCGCCGATTTTTTTCATGCCGTGGAAATGATGAAGGAGCGTCTCGGCGCCAGGCCGCTGATACTGCAGATCCCGTTCGGCACCGAGGAGTTGTTCACCGGCCTGGTCGACCTGGTCCGCATGAAAGGCATTGTCTGGCAGGATAGCAGCCTGGGCGCGGTTTACGAGGAAGTCGAAATCCCTAAAGACCTGCTGGAGACCTCCAAAAAGTACCGTTACGACCTGCTTGAAGCGCTCTCCGATTTCGATGACGATCTGATGCACAAATATCTCGAGGACGAACGTGTCGATGCCGAAGACGAAGAGTTGCTCAAGCGGGCGATCCGCAAGGCTACCTGCGCTGTCGATGTAATCCCCGTCCTCTGCGGCAGCGCGTTCAAGAACAAGGGCGTGCAGAAGCTGCTCGACTCTATCACCGATTACCTGCCCTCGCCGATTGACGTGCCGCCGGTGGTGGGACACCTTCCCCAGCAGGAAGAGGAACTGGTGGAGCGCAAGCCGGCCGACGACGAGCCGTTCGCCGGGCTGGCCTTCAAGATCATGACCGACCCCTATGTGGGCAGGCTGACTTTCGTGCGCGCTTACAGCGGCGTGCTCAAAGCCGGAACGCATATCAGTAACAGTACGCAGGGCCGCAAGGAGCGGATCAGCCGTATCCTGCAGATGCACGCCAACAAACGCGAAGAGCGCAACCACCTCTATTGCGGTGATATCGCCGCCGTGGTGGGACTCAAACAGGCGCGCACCGGCGATACGCTCTGCGAGCAGGGCCACCCGATTATCCTGGAGCGGATGGTGTTCCCCGAGCCCGTGATCTCGGTGGCTATCGAGCCCAAGACCAAGGCCGATCAGGACAAGCTGGACGCGGCACTGGAGAAGCTCTCCGAGGAAGACCCGACTTTCCAGGTGCGGATCGACGAGGACACGGGCCAGACCCTGATTTCCGGCATGGGCGAGTTGCATCTCGAAATCCTGGTCGACCGCATGCTGCGCGAGTTTAAAGTGGAGGCCAACGTGGGCGAGCCCCAGGTGGCCTACCGCGAGGCCCTGGCCAGGCCGGTGAAGATCGTAGTCAAGTTTGTCCGCCAGACCGGCGGTCGCGGCCAGTTCGCCCATGTAAAAATGGAGTTCGAGCCCCTGGAGCGCGGCAAGGGTTTCCATTTCGAGAACAAGGTTGTCGGCGGCTCGGTTCCCCGCGAGTATATTGCGTCGGTGGAGCAGGGAGTGCGCGAGGCGTTGGTCAGCGGCGGCGATGCGGGTTACCCGCTGGTCGACATCCAGGCCAGGCTGATCGACGGTTCCCACCACGAGGTCGACTCCAGCGAGATGACGTTCAAGATCGCCGGCTCCATGGCGGTCAAGGACGCTGTCCGCAAGGCCGGAGTGAGACTGCTCGAGCCGGTGTTCGATGTCGAGATCACCGTCCCGTCCGAGTATCTGGGCGACGTGATGGGCGATCTCGCCAGCCGCGCGGCCAAGGTCCGCGGCATGAGCCAGAAAAAAGAGGCTCAGGTTGTCAACGCCACGGTCCCGCTGAGAAACATGTTTGGTTATGCCACCAGTCTGCGCTCGCTTACTCAGGGCCGGGCGGTGTTTTCCATGCAGTTTTCCAACTACGAGGAAGTCAGCAGGGAAAAGGCCGAGGCGATTCTGGTCGGCTGA
- a CDS encoding 50S ribosomal protein L23 has protein sequence MKDQHQIIKRPLLTEKSDLLRETENQYCFEVDVAASKHDVKAAVEELFGVRVTKVRLQNRLGKLKKQGRSQGRRSSWKKAFVSLAADDHIELFEGV, from the coding sequence ATGAAGGATCAGCATCAGATCATAAAACGGCCGCTGCTGACTGAAAAAAGTGACCTGCTGCGCGAGACCGAGAACCAGTACTGTTTCGAGGTCGATGTGGCCGCTTCCAAGCACGACGTCAAGGCGGCTGTCGAGGAACTGTTCGGCGTGAGGGTTACCAAGGTCAGGCTGCAGAACCGCCTGGGCAAGCTCAAGAAGCAGGGACGCAGTCAGGGCCGCAGGTCATCGTGGAAAAAAGCGTTCGTCTCGCTTGCCGCCGACGACCATATCGAATTGTTTGAAGGTGTTTAA
- a CDS encoding 50S ribosomal protein L29: MKALEIRSMTEDEIRGKLGELKEEYFRLSFRNAVHNIENPLQLRYLRRDIARCRTVLREMEGQSQAVAQ; this comes from the coding sequence ATGAAAGCTCTTGAAATCAGGAGCATGACCGAAGACGAGATCAGGGGCAAGCTGGGAGAGTTGAAAGAAGAGTACTTCCGGCTCTCCTTCCGCAACGCGGTGCACAATATCGAGAACCCGTTGCAGTTACGTTACCTGAGACGGGATATCGCCCGTTGCCGGACAGTTTTGAGAGAAATGGAAGGGCAGTCCCAGGCCGTGGCGCAGTAG
- the rplE gene encoding 50S ribosomal protein L5, whose protein sequence is MSRLKEHYEKAVVPRLKEDFEISNANQIPRLVKIVLNVGMGDAIQNPKSLEAAQEELRQITGQHAVITTAKKSISNFKLREGMKIGCRVTLRRNRMWEFLDRLISIAIPRIRDFRGLPTRSFDGRGNYTLGVREQVTFTEIDYDKIEGIHGIDITLVTSSERDDQAFALLRELGMPFRTTTLQKGAKAEEVA, encoded by the coding sequence ATGTCAAGGCTTAAAGAACATTACGAAAAAGCCGTGGTTCCCAGGCTCAAGGAGGATTTTGAAATCTCCAATGCCAACCAGATCCCCCGCCTGGTGAAGATCGTGCTTAACGTCGGCATGGGCGATGCGATCCAGAACCCGAAATCTCTGGAGGCTGCCCAGGAAGAACTGCGCCAGATTACCGGCCAGCACGCGGTCATTACCACCGCCAAGAAGTCGATCTCCAATTTCAAGCTCCGCGAGGGTATGAAAATCGGCTGCCGGGTCACCCTGCGCCGCAACAGGATGTGGGAGTTCCTGGATCGTCTGATCTCGATCGCGATCCCGCGTATCCGGGATTTCCGCGGTCTGCCGACCAGGAGTTTCGACGGGCGCGGGAACTACACGCTGGGTGTCAGGGAGCAGGTGACTTTCACCGAGATAGACTACGACAAGATCGAGGGGATCCACGGTATCGACATTACTTTAGTCACCTCCTCCGAGCGTGACGACCAGGCTTTCGCCCTGCTGCGCGAACTCGGCATGCCGTTCCGCACCA
- the rpsG gene encoding 30S ribosomal protein S7, whose translation MSRRKVAEKREIQPDPRFQSTLVTKFINCMMLDGKRSTAENIFYRSLALVEEKTGQPGLNVFKQAVNNTKPALEVKSRRVGGATYQVPVEVRPDRRTALALRWLIGFARARSEKTMYERLAAELTAAYRNEGSTVKKKEDTHRMAEANRAFAHYRW comes from the coding sequence ATGTCGAGAAGAAAAGTAGCGGAAAAAAGAGAGATTCAGCCGGACCCCAGGTTCCAGAGCACGCTTGTCACCAAGTTTATCAACTGCATGATGCTTGACGGCAAGAGAAGCACGGCAGAGAACATTTTCTACCGCAGCCTGGCGCTGGTGGAGGAAAAAACCGGACAGCCGGGACTGAACGTGTTCAAGCAGGCGGTCAATAACACCAAGCCTGCCCTGGAGGTCAAAAGTCGTCGCGTGGGTGGCGCCACCTACCAGGTGCCGGTCGAGGTCAGGCCGGACAGACGCACGGCGCTGGCGCTCCGCTGGCTGATCGGCTTCGCCAGAGCCCGCAGCGAAAAGACAATGTATGAAAGGCTGGCCGCGGAATTGACAGCGGCTTATCGCAACGAAGGAAGTACAGTCAAGAAAAAGGAAGATACCCACCGGATGGCCGAGGCCAACCGGGCGTTCGCCCATTACCGGTGGTAA
- the rplB gene encoding 50S ribosomal protein L2: MALKKLKPITSASRFRSINAYDLLTTDKPEKSLLAPMKKTGGRNNDGHITVRFRGGGAKRRYRVIDFKRNKHGVKGRVASIEYDPNRTPFICLVKYADGEKRYILHCKGLRVGDIIEAGPGSDINNGNALPLSEIPMGTIVHNVELKPGKGGQVARSAGAGIQVVAKEGRYVHCKMPSGEVRLVPRECMGTIGEIGNQEHMGINYGKAGARRWLGRRPHVRGVAMNPVDHPMGGGEGRTSGGRHPCTPWGKATKGNNTRRRNKASNRLIVRRRTKRK; this comes from the coding sequence ATGGCTCTGAAGAAACTGAAACCGATAACGAGTGCCAGCAGGTTCCGTTCGATTAACGCCTACGACCTGCTGACCACCGACAAGCCGGAGAAGTCGCTGCTGGCCCCGATGAAAAAGACGGGCGGACGCAACAACGACGGGCACATCACTGTCCGCTTTCGTGGCGGCGGCGCCAAGCGCCGTTACCGCGTGATCGATTTCAAGCGGAACAAGCACGGCGTCAAGGGCCGGGTGGCGTCGATCGAATACGATCCCAACCGCACCCCGTTCATCTGCCTGGTCAAGTACGCAGATGGAGAGAAACGCTATATCCTACATTGCAAGGGATTGCGGGTGGGCGACATTATCGAGGCCGGGCCGGGCAGCGATATCAATAACGGCAACGCCCTGCCGCTCAGCGAGATTCCCATGGGCACGATAGTGCACAACGTGGAGCTCAAGCCCGGCAAGGGCGGGCAGGTTGCCCGCAGTGCCGGAGCAGGAATCCAGGTCGTGGCCAAGGAGGGCCGCTATGTCCACTGCAAGATGCCATCGGGCGAGGTCAGGCTGGTTCCCCGCGAGTGCATGGGCACGATCGGCGAAATCGGCAACCAGGAGCACATGGGTATCAACTATGGCAAGGCCGGCGCCAGGCGCTGGCTGGGTCGCAGGCCCCATGTCCGCGGCGTGGCGATGAACCCTGTGGACCACCCGATGGGCGGCGGCGAGGGCCGCACCAGCGGCGGACGCCACCCCTGCACGCCCTGGGGCAAGGCGACCAAGGGTAACAACACCCGCCGTCGCAACAAGGCCAGCAACAGGTTGATTGTCAGGCGCAGGACGAAGAGAAAGTAA
- the rplD gene encoding 50S ribosomal protein L4: protein MKRVAVLKENGEKAGRIGLPDSYFGTDPSEAAVYYSVNATLTNKRQGDANTKTRSEVNYSTSKPWRQKGTGRARAGTRRSPIWRGGGTTFGPLAKDYDVRVPRKVRRKALASALSAKAAEDGAVVVVEDLTFDEPKTSRAAALLDCIGAGEGKVLVMVDGGRQMAWKSMRNIARVAMKNFTDCNAYDVLLADKLVIEKSVIKKLKRVGNEGSASDHKTAAAD, encoded by the coding sequence ATGAAACGAGTAGCGGTGTTGAAGGAAAACGGAGAAAAGGCCGGCCGGATCGGTCTGCCGGACAGCTATTTCGGTACCGATCCGAGCGAGGCCGCTGTCTACTATTCGGTCAACGCCACCCTGACCAACAAGCGCCAGGGCGACGCCAATACGAAAACGCGCAGCGAGGTCAATTACTCCACTAGCAAGCCCTGGCGGCAGAAGGGTACCGGCCGGGCGCGCGCGGGAACGCGCCGCAGTCCGATCTGGCGCGGGGGCGGCACCACTTTCGGGCCGCTGGCCAAAGACTACGATGTCCGGGTGCCGCGCAAGGTGCGCCGCAAGGCCCTGGCCAGCGCGCTGAGCGCCAAGGCCGCCGAGGACGGGGCGGTTGTGGTGGTCGAGGACCTGACTTTCGACGAGCCGAAAACTTCCCGCGCGGCCGCCCTGCTTGACTGCATCGGCGCCGGCGAGGGCAAGGTGCTGGTGATGGTGGACGGCGGCAGGCAGATGGCCTGGAAATCGATGCGCAATATCGCCCGGGTGGCGATGAAGAACTTCACCGATTGCAACGCTTACGATGTGTTGCTGGCCGACAAGCTGGTAATCGAAAAAAGCGTAATCAAAAAACTGAAGCGAGTTGGCAATGAAGGATCAGCATCAGATCATAAAACGGCCGCTGCTGACTGA
- the rplP gene encoding 50S ribosomal protein L16: MLSPKRVKHRKQQRGRMRGLAYRGSTVSFGEFGLQSLEPAWITNRQIESARVALTRHIRRGGKVWIRIFPDKPITKKPAETRMGKGKGAPEGWVAVVKSGRIMFEIGGVSHELAMEALRLAAHKLPVKCKVVTRHTLSEGKDESS, translated from the coding sequence ATGCTTTCTCCGAAAAGAGTCAAACACCGCAAGCAGCAGCGCGGCAGGATGAGGGGTCTGGCCTATCGCGGCAGCACGGTCTCCTTCGGTGAGTTCGGCCTGCAGTCTCTTGAGCCGGCCTGGATCACCAACCGGCAGATCGAGTCCGCCCGGGTGGCTCTCACCCGCCATATCCGCCGCGGCGGTAAGGTGTGGATCCGCATTTTTCCGGATAAGCCGATTACCAAAAAGCCGGCCGAGACCCGGATGGGCAAGGGTAAGGGCGCTCCCGAGGGCTGGGTTGCCGTGGTCAAAAGCGGCAGAATCATGTTCGAGATTGGTGGCGTGAGCCACGAACTGGCGATGGAGGCCCTCCGGCTGGCCGCCCACAAGCTGCCGGTCAAGTGCAAGGTGGTAACCAGGCATACGCTAAGCGAGGGTAAAGATGAAAGCTCTTGA
- the tuf gene encoding elongation factor Tu, with amino-acid sequence MAKKKFERTKPHVNVGTIGHVDHGKTTLTAAITEVLSKRGLADYVPFDAIDKAPEERERGITIATAHVEYETENRHYAHVDCPGHADYVKNMITGAAQMDGAILVVSAADGPMPQTREHVLLARQVNVPYIVVFLNKVDQVDDPELLELVELEVRELLSSYEFPGDDIPVIKGSALKALESGEPGAEDTKCIDELMDAIDNYIPEPVRETDKPFLLPVEDVFSITGRGTVGTGRIERGKIKVGEEVEILGMGHSRKSVVTGVEMFRKLLDDGQAGDNVGLLLRGVDKRELERGQVIAKPGSITPHTKFKGTVYVLKKEEGGRHTPFFEGYRPQFYFRTTDVTGSASLPSGVEMVMPGDSVELTVELITSIAMEKELRFAIREGGRTVGAGVVTEIIE; translated from the coding sequence ATGGCAAAGAAGAAGTTTGAGCGGACGAAGCCGCATGTAAACGTGGGCACGATCGGCCACGTAGACCACGGCAAGACGACGTTGACCGCGGCGATCACGGAGGTACTTTCGAAGCGGGGTCTGGCCGACTATGTCCCGTTTGACGCGATCGACAAGGCACCGGAGGAGCGGGAGCGGGGGATCACGATCGCCACGGCACACGTGGAGTACGAGACGGAGAACCGGCATTACGCACACGTTGACTGTCCGGGACACGCCGACTACGTGAAGAACATGATCACGGGCGCGGCCCAGATGGACGGGGCGATTTTGGTGGTGAGCGCGGCCGATGGTCCGATGCCCCAGACGCGGGAGCACGTATTGCTGGCCCGCCAGGTTAACGTGCCGTATATCGTGGTGTTTTTGAACAAGGTTGACCAGGTGGACGATCCGGAGCTGTTGGAGTTGGTGGAGCTTGAGGTACGGGAGCTTTTGAGCAGCTACGAGTTTCCGGGCGATGATATTCCGGTGATCAAGGGCAGTGCATTGAAGGCGCTGGAGAGCGGCGAGCCTGGCGCGGAAGATACGAAGTGTATCGACGAGCTGATGGATGCGATCGACAACTACATCCCGGAGCCGGTACGTGAGACGGACAAGCCGTTTTTGCTGCCGGTGGAGGACGTGTTTTCGATCACGGGCCGTGGCACGGTAGGCACCGGACGAATCGAGCGGGGGAAGATCAAGGTCGGCGAGGAAGTGGAGATACTGGGGATGGGCCACAGCCGCAAGAGCGTGGTGACGGGTGTGGAGATGTTCCGCAAGCTGCTTGATGACGGACAGGCGGGAGATAATGTGGGATTGCTTCTTCGCGGAGTAGACAAGCGAGAGCTGGAGCGGGGCCAGGTGATCGCCAAGCCGGGCTCGATCACGCCGCACACGAAGTTCAAGGGAACGGTGTACGTGCTGAAGAAGGAAGAGGGCGGCCGCCACACGCCGTTTTTCGAGGGTTACCGTCCGCAGTTTTACTTTCGCACGACCGATGTGACTGGCTCGGCGAGTTTGCCCTCGGGCGTGGAGATGGTGATGCCGGGCGACAGCGTGGAGCTGACCGTGGAGTTAATCACCTCGATAGCGATGGAGAAGGAGCTGCGCTTTGCTATCCGCGAGGGCGGCCGCACGGTGGGCGCCGGTGTCGTTACCGAGATTATCGAGTAG
- the rplN gene encoding 50S ribosomal protein L14, whose amino-acid sequence MIQQESILKIADNSGAKKALCIRVLGGSGRRYARVGDIIVVTVKDAMPNSNMRKGEVARAVVVRCKKETRRKDGSYIRFDENAAVIIDERKEPRATRIFGPVARELREKLFMKIISLAPEVL is encoded by the coding sequence ATGATTCAGCAAGAGTCAATCCTTAAAATCGCGGATAATTCCGGCGCCAAAAAGGCCCTCTGTATCAGGGTTCTCGGTGGTTCGGGCCGCCGCTACGCCCGTGTCGGCGATATTATCGTTGTAACTGTCAAGGACGCCATGCCCAACAGCAACATGCGCAAGGGCGAGGTGGCGCGGGCCGTGGTGGTTCGCTGTAAGAAGGAAACGAGGCGCAAGGACGGGTCCTATATCCGGTTCGATGAGAACGCGGCGGTGATTATCGACGAGCGCAAGGAGCCGCGCGCCACCCGTATCTTCGGACCCGTTGCCCGCGAGCTGAGAGAAAAACTGTTCATGAAAATTATCTCGCTCGCCCCGGAAGTGCTCTGA
- the rpsJ gene encoding 30S ribosomal protein S10: MQGQKIRIRLKSFDHALIDRSTEDIFRTAVESGAEVVGPIPLPTRRSVFTVNRSPNIDKKSREQFEIRTHKRLIEIYNSKPQTIDALTKLDLPAGVDIEIKT, translated from the coding sequence GTGCAGGGACAGAAGATTCGCATCCGGCTTAAATCGTTTGACCACGCGTTGATTGACCGCTCGACCGAGGATATTTTCAGGACCGCGGTCGAGTCCGGCGCCGAGGTGGTGGGCCCGATCCCGCTGCCCACGCGCCGCAGCGTGTTTACGGTCAACCGTTCGCCGAACATTGACAAAAAAAGCCGCGAGCAGTTCGAGATCCGCACGCACAAACGCCTGATCGAGATCTACAACAGTAAGCCGCAGACTATCGATGCGCTTACCAAGCTCGATCTGCCGGCCGGGGTCGATATCGAGATCAAGACCTGA
- a CDS encoding 50S ribosomal protein L22 has product MIATAKARFVRISSRKVKLVIDLIRGKDLEEAFNILRFTRKAAAEPVRKLVQSAYSNAVNQLGSFDLDTNEITVHSIRVDQGPTYKRWRPRAMGRATPILKRSSHISVELDIPEPEAGQ; this is encoded by the coding sequence ATGATTGCGACAGCTAAAGCAAGGTTCGTGCGTATCAGTTCGCGCAAGGTAAAACTGGTGATCGACCTTATCCGGGGCAAGGACCTGGAGGAAGCGTTCAATATCCTGCGTTTCACCAGGAAAGCCGCCGCCGAGCCGGTTCGCAAGCTGGTCCAGTCGGCCTACAGCAACGCGGTCAATCAACTGGGCAGTTTCGATCTGGATACGAACGAGATTACAGTGCACAGTATCAGGGTCGACCAGGGACCGACCTACAAGCGTTGGCGTCCCCGGGCGATGGGCCGGGCTACCCCGATCCTCAAACGCTCGAGCCACATTAGCGTTGAACTCGATATTCCGGAACCTGAAGCAGGGCAGTAA
- the rpsS gene encoding 30S ribosomal protein S19, whose protein sequence is MTRSLKKGPYIEPSLQRKVDRMNEAGEKKVIKTWSRRSTISPEFVGHTLAVHNGNKFIPVYVTENMVGHKLGEFSPTRFFRGHGGKLAERTAKKR, encoded by the coding sequence ATGACGAGATCGCTGAAAAAAGGACCCTATATCGAGCCTTCGCTGCAGCGGAAGGTCGATCGGATGAACGAGGCCGGGGAAAAGAAGGTTATCAAAACCTGGTCGCGCCGTTCCACTATCAGCCCGGAGTTTGTCGGCCACACGCTGGCCGTGCACAACGGCAACAAGTTCATCCCGGTCTATGTGACCGAGAACATGGTGGGGCACAAGCTGGGCGAGTTTTCGCCCACCCGGTTCTTCCGCGGCCACGGCGGTAAGCTCGCAGAGCGCACGGCCAAGAAGAGGTAG